In one Nicotiana tomentosiformis chromosome 6, ASM39032v3, whole genome shotgun sequence genomic region, the following are encoded:
- the LOC104085455 gene encoding (+)-borneol dehydrogenase 1, producing MYISRSLLLQTLSKKFSTQIERKLEGKIAVITGAASGIGKETAAKFINHGAKVVIADIQRQLGQETASELGPNATFVPCDVTKESEISDVVDYAVSQHGQLDIMYNNAGIACRTSPSVVDLDLARFDRVMAINVRGVVAGIKHAARVMIPRGHGCILCTASVTGVIGGLAQPTYSTSKSSVIGIVKSVTAQLCKQGIRINCISPFAIPTPFSLDEMKQYFPGVESQDLAKILHSASELKGAYCEPIDVANAALFLASEDAKFISGHNLVIDGGFTSFKSLNLVDQVQ from the exons ATGTATATTTCCAGATCCTTGCTTCTTCAAACTCTCAGCAAGAAGTTCTCTACCCAAATAGAAAG GAAATTAGAAGGCAAGATAGCAGTAATCACTGGGGCAGCAAGTGGCATAGGGAAAGAAACCGCAGCCAAATTCATTAATCATGGAGCAAAAGTAGTTATCGCCGATATACAGAGACAGCTCGGCCAAGAAACCGCAAGTGAGCTCGGACCAAACGCCACATTTGTGCCATGCGACGTCACAAAAGAATCTGAGATTTCCGACGTAGTGGACTATGCCGTTTCCCAACATGGACAGCTCGACATAATGTACAATAATGCAG GGATAGCGTGTCGAACATCGCCAAGCGTAGTTGACCTTGACCTTGCACGATTCGACCGTGTCATGGCCATTAACGTACGAGGCGTGGTGGCGGGAATCAAGCACGCCGCGCGTGTGATGATCCCGCGGGGCCACGGTTGCATTTTGTGCACGGCTAGTGTAACCGGGGTGATCGGAGGACTCGCGCAACCTACTTACTCAACTTCCAAATCAAGCGTGATAGGAATTGTAAAGTCTGTGACAGCGCAGCTGTGCAAGCAGGGAATAAGAATCAATTGCATATCTCCATTTGCTATTCCAACACCCTTTTCATTGGACGAGATGAAACAATACTTCCCTGGAGTGGAATCTCAGGACCTTGCTAAAATCTTACACAGTGCTAGTGAGCTCAAAGGAGCATATTGTGAGCCCATTGATGTAGCCAATGCTGCCCTTTTCTTGGCTAGTGAAGATGCTAAGTTTATTAGTGGCCACAATTTGGTAATAGATGGCGGTTTCACCTCATTTAAAAGTTTAAACTTAGTAGATCAAGTGCAGTGA
- the LOC104085456 gene encoding bifunctional 3-dehydroquinate dehydratase/shikimate dehydrogenase, chloroplastic-like isoform X1, protein MGFKQDLLVYTTLECESLSEMAACMQKAKEEGADLVELCIDSLTFTHISEVEHLLKQRTLPSIVSFRPNSPRYSCRENWKKTCLQVLKLAVELDVEFVEVDREVACDEVICELMTKRSNCKIIASSHVNGGNPTKERLCNLIANLQSTGADIIKLVIDVAYITDVAPVFHMLTHCQVSMQVPLIARAAGDRGLISQLLGPKYGAFFVCGSLGGKSNPGLPALTSIKDVYKLEYVNQDTRVFGVISNPVGHSKGPLLHNPAFRHTGYNGIYVPLLVDNIKEFFRVFSCNDYAGFSVGLPHKEAAVRCCDEVDPLAKSIGAVNTIIRRPSDGKLIGYNTDCEACATAIEDALRERQKTNGHASNVSPIAGKLFVLVGAGGAGRAIAFGVKSRGARVVIFNRKYERAKALAAAVSGEALPYEQLNDFCPEKGMILANASAVGMQPRTDQTPISKEALRSYELVFDAVYTPRNTRLLQEATEVGAAVVGGVEMFVRQAIGQFKLFTNGLAPEDFMRRIVYEQF, encoded by the exons ATGGGTTTCAAACAAGACCTTTTAGTGTACACAACATTAGAATGTGAAAGCTTGTCTGAAATGGCAGCTTGTATGCAGAAAGCAAAAGAAGAAGGAGCAGATCTAGTGGAACTTTGCATTGACTCTTTAACTTTCACACACATTTCAGAAGTTGAACACCTTCTCAAACAGAGGACTTTACCCTCCATCGTTTCTTTCAG GCCAAATTCGCCGAGATATTCTTGCAGAGAAAACTGGAAGAAAACATGCTTGCAAGTTCTGAAATTGGCTGTTGAATTGGACGTCGAGTTCGTTGAAGTTGACCGCGAG GTTGCTTGCGATGAGGTCATCTGTGAATTAATGACCAAACGATCGAACTGCAAGATAATTGCCTCCAGTCATGTGAATGGTGGAAATCCTACAAAAGAGAGACTTTGTAATTTAATTGCAAACCTGCAGTCAACAGGAGCAGATATCATCAAATTAGTGATTGATGTAGCTTATATTACAGATGTTGCACCAGTTTTTCATATGCTTACACATTGTCAG GTCTCTATGCAGGTGCCTCTAATTGCCAGGGCAGCAGGAGATAGAGGTCTTATAAGCCAACTATTGGGTCCAAAATATGGTGCTTTCTTTGTTTGTGGATCTTTAGGAGGCAAATCCAACCCTGGCTTGCCAGCTTTGACTAGCATTAAAGACGTTTATAAACTGGAATATGTGAACCAAGATACTAGAGTTTTTGGCGTAATCTCTAATCCTGTTGGCCATAGCAAGGGCCCTCTTCTGCACAACCCTGCCTTTAGACATACAGGATACAATGGAATATATGTGCCTCTACTAGTTGATAATATCAAGGAATTTTTTCGGGTCTTCTCATGCAATGACTATGCTGGTTTTAG TGTTGGACTCCCACATAAGGAAGCAGCAGTACGGTGCTGTGATGAAGTAGATCCACTTGCTAAG TCTATAGGAGCTGTTAACACAATTATAAGGAGACCTTCTGATGGCAAGCTCATTGGTTACAATACAGATTGTGAGGCTTGTGCGACGGCAATTGAGGATGCACTTAGAG AGAGACAAAAGACCAATGGCCATGCATCAAATGTTTCTCCAATTGCTGGAAAATTGTTCGTATTAGTTGGAGCAGGTGGTGCTGGGAGAGCTATTGCTTTTGGTGTCAAAAGTAGAGGGGCAAGGGTTGTAATATTTAACCGCAAATACG agAGAGCAAAAGCTCTGGCCGCAGCAGTATCTGGTGAAGCCTTGCCATATGAACAACTAAACGATTTCTGCCCTGAGAAGGGAATGATTCTTGCAAATGCTTCTGCTGTAGGCATGCAGCCAAGGACAGATCAAACTCCTATTTCCAAG GAGGCCTTGAGATCATATGAGCTAGTATTTGATGCAGTTTACACACCTAGAAACACGCGGCTATTGCAGGAGGCTACAGAGGTTGGAGCTGCAGTGGTGGGTGGGGTTGAGATGTTCGTCAGGCAGGCAATTGGACAGTTCAAATTGTTCACCAATGGATTAG CACCAGAAGACTTTATGCGGAGGATTGTATATGAGCAATTTTGA
- the LOC104085456 gene encoding bifunctional 3-dehydroquinate dehydratase/shikimate dehydrogenase, chloroplastic-like isoform X2, which translates to MGFKQDLLVYTTLECESLSEMAACMQKAKEEGADLVELCIDSLTFTHISEVEHLLKQRTLPSIVSFRPNSPRYSCRENWKKTCLQVLKLAVELDVEFVEVDREVACDEVICELMTKRSNCKIIASSHVNGGNPTKERLCNLIANLQSTGADIIKLVIDVAYITDVAPVFHMLTHCQVPLIARAAGDRGLISQLLGPKYGAFFVCGSLGGKSNPGLPALTSIKDVYKLEYVNQDTRVFGVISNPVGHSKGPLLHNPAFRHTGYNGIYVPLLVDNIKEFFRVFSCNDYAGFSVGLPHKEAAVRCCDEVDPLAKSIGAVNTIIRRPSDGKLIGYNTDCEACATAIEDALRERQKTNGHASNVSPIAGKLFVLVGAGGAGRAIAFGVKSRGARVVIFNRKYERAKALAAAVSGEALPYEQLNDFCPEKGMILANASAVGMQPRTDQTPISKEALRSYELVFDAVYTPRNTRLLQEATEVGAAVVGGVEMFVRQAIGQFKLFTNGLAPEDFMRRIVYEQF; encoded by the exons ATGGGTTTCAAACAAGACCTTTTAGTGTACACAACATTAGAATGTGAAAGCTTGTCTGAAATGGCAGCTTGTATGCAGAAAGCAAAAGAAGAAGGAGCAGATCTAGTGGAACTTTGCATTGACTCTTTAACTTTCACACACATTTCAGAAGTTGAACACCTTCTCAAACAGAGGACTTTACCCTCCATCGTTTCTTTCAG GCCAAATTCGCCGAGATATTCTTGCAGAGAAAACTGGAAGAAAACATGCTTGCAAGTTCTGAAATTGGCTGTTGAATTGGACGTCGAGTTCGTTGAAGTTGACCGCGAG GTTGCTTGCGATGAGGTCATCTGTGAATTAATGACCAAACGATCGAACTGCAAGATAATTGCCTCCAGTCATGTGAATGGTGGAAATCCTACAAAAGAGAGACTTTGTAATTTAATTGCAAACCTGCAGTCAACAGGAGCAGATATCATCAAATTAGTGATTGATGTAGCTTATATTACAGATGTTGCACCAGTTTTTCATATGCTTACACATTGTCAG GTGCCTCTAATTGCCAGGGCAGCAGGAGATAGAGGTCTTATAAGCCAACTATTGGGTCCAAAATATGGTGCTTTCTTTGTTTGTGGATCTTTAGGAGGCAAATCCAACCCTGGCTTGCCAGCTTTGACTAGCATTAAAGACGTTTATAAACTGGAATATGTGAACCAAGATACTAGAGTTTTTGGCGTAATCTCTAATCCTGTTGGCCATAGCAAGGGCCCTCTTCTGCACAACCCTGCCTTTAGACATACAGGATACAATGGAATATATGTGCCTCTACTAGTTGATAATATCAAGGAATTTTTTCGGGTCTTCTCATGCAATGACTATGCTGGTTTTAG TGTTGGACTCCCACATAAGGAAGCAGCAGTACGGTGCTGTGATGAAGTAGATCCACTTGCTAAG TCTATAGGAGCTGTTAACACAATTATAAGGAGACCTTCTGATGGCAAGCTCATTGGTTACAATACAGATTGTGAGGCTTGTGCGACGGCAATTGAGGATGCACTTAGAG AGAGACAAAAGACCAATGGCCATGCATCAAATGTTTCTCCAATTGCTGGAAAATTGTTCGTATTAGTTGGAGCAGGTGGTGCTGGGAGAGCTATTGCTTTTGGTGTCAAAAGTAGAGGGGCAAGGGTTGTAATATTTAACCGCAAATACG agAGAGCAAAAGCTCTGGCCGCAGCAGTATCTGGTGAAGCCTTGCCATATGAACAACTAAACGATTTCTGCCCTGAGAAGGGAATGATTCTTGCAAATGCTTCTGCTGTAGGCATGCAGCCAAGGACAGATCAAACTCCTATTTCCAAG GAGGCCTTGAGATCATATGAGCTAGTATTTGATGCAGTTTACACACCTAGAAACACGCGGCTATTGCAGGAGGCTACAGAGGTTGGAGCTGCAGTGGTGGGTGGGGTTGAGATGTTCGTCAGGCAGGCAATTGGACAGTTCAAATTGTTCACCAATGGATTAG CACCAGAAGACTTTATGCGGAGGATTGTATATGAGCAATTTTGA
- the LOC104085454 gene encoding uncharacterized protein, giving the protein MACRLLSISSCCCLRLSQLVVSSQRPITRKHTCNFSQIMIYPNINQCRPFSRGAIFVLLSNAQSNGEYGSSEQLIEDLRVPQQWLEPSKALEESEWLRTALNKWLDDEYCPEETNVEISKVAANSFYRSLLENKTDIGEILLKMAGDLESISYQESFHGAFSSANAAVSLIIQRLEQN; this is encoded by the exons ATGGCTTGCCGATTGCTCTCAATCTCGAGCTGTTGCTGTCTTCGCCTTTCACAACTTGTTGTTAGTAGCCAAAGACCAATTACACGTAAACATACTTGCAATTTTAGTCAAATTATGATATACCCAAACATTAATCAATGTCGTCCATTTTCTAGAGGAGCAATATTCGTCTTGCTTTCAAATGCCCAAAGCAATGGAGAATACGGTAGCTCTGAGCAGTTAATTGAAGATCTTAGGGTTCCCCAACAATGGCTTGAACCCTCCAAAGCCCTCGAG GAATCTGAATGGTTGAGAACTGCTCTTAACAAGTGGTTGGATGATGAATATTGTCCAGAGGAAACAAATGTTGAGATTAGCAAAGTTGCTGCGAATTCATTTTACAGATCATTGTTGGAGAATAAAACTGACATAGGTGAGATACTGTTAAAGATGGCTGGAGATTTGGAATCCATATCTTATCAAGAAAGCTTTCATGGAGCATTCTCATCAGCAAATGCAGCAGTGAGTCTCATAATCCAACGGCTTGAACAAAACTAA